TTTATTCATGTTTTAGAATTATGAAGCAAACTTAAGAGTAAGTTTTTTCCTTAAAACTGATTAAAATCATTGTTCAAAAGAAATCTTTATTTATTTTAGATTGCATTAAAGTTTTTCAATTTTGTTTACATTTGCACCTATGTTAAAAACAGTCAATATACTTAATAAAAGAGCCAGGTTTGATTACGAAGTAATCGATACCTACGTAGCAGGAATTGTCTTGACAGGAACCGAAATTAAATCTATACGATTAGGAAAAGCTAATATTACAGAGAGTTTTTGCGAATTTAGCGGTATGGAACTTTTTGCCATCAATACTTATATCGAAGAATATTCTTTTGGAAATCAATTCAACCACAAATCAAGAAGCGAAAGAAAACTGCTTTTAAACAAAAAGGAGCTAAAATCACTTCACAAAAGTGTTCAGGCAAAAGGACTCACTATTGTTCCTTTAAAAATGTTTACCAATGAAAAGGGTCTTGCAAAACTGCAGATAGGGCTTTGCAAAGGAAAAAAGAACTACGACAAACGTGAATCTTTGAAAGAACAAGATACAAAAAGAGACTTAGACAGAATTAAAAAAGCCTATAACTAAGCACTTTTAATTTTCTTAAAATGATGTATTTATAAATATTTTATCGTTATTTTTACTACAAACAATTTAACTGTAAAATATGAAAAAGTACTTAATCTTGTTTATCGCCACACTGTCTCTCTTAAGTTGCGGCAGTAATACCTCTATCGTAAATAGCTGGAGAGATCCTGATGTAACTGTTGCTCAGGAACAGTTTAAAAAAGTTTTAGTCGTTGCTTTGGTCAAAGATGAAGCTTCACGAAGAATTACCGAAAATAGAATTGCAGCCAGCAGTCCAATTTTTAAAACTTCTTATCAATACTTAACAGCAACTAGCCAATTATCTAAAGAGGACAAATTAAAAGTACTACAAGATGAAGGCTTTGATGGAGTTATTAGTATGCGTTTAGTCAGCAAAGAAAAAGAAACAACTTATGTACCGGGAACCTATACCGGAATGTATTACGGAGGATTTGACGG
The sequence above is drawn from the Flavobacterium sp. N2038 genome and encodes:
- the smpB gene encoding SsrA-binding protein SmpB, giving the protein MLKTVNILNKRARFDYEVIDTYVAGIVLTGTEIKSIRLGKANITESFCEFSGMELFAINTYIEEYSFGNQFNHKSRSERKLLLNKKELKSLHKSVQAKGLTIVPLKMFTNEKGLAKLQIGLCKGKKNYDKRESLKEQDTKRDLDRIKKAYN